In Mercurialis annua linkage group LG6, ddMerAnnu1.2, whole genome shotgun sequence, the following are encoded in one genomic region:
- the LOC126685684 gene encoding desiccation-related protein At2g46140 — MASSDNPEVVDRGFKDKDDKDEEKGGFIDKVKDFIHDIGEKIEGAIGFGKPTADVTDIHIPLINLEKADLVVDVLIKNPNPVPIPLIDINYLIESDGRKLVSGLIPDAGTIHAHGEETVKIPLTLIYDDIKSTYNDIEPGSIIPYRIKVDLLVDVPVFGRITLPLEKTGEIPIPYKPDIDIEKIRFERFSFEETVAVLHLKLENMNDFDLGLNGLDYEVWLSDLSIGSAELAQSTTLVKKEISYIDIPITFRPKDFGSAMWDMIRGKGTGYTMKGHINVDTPFGAMKLPISKEGGTTRLKKNKEDGGDDDDDDEE; from the exons ATGGCATCTTCTGATAATCCCGAAGTCGTCGATAGAGGTTTTAAGGATAAAGATGACAAGGATGAAGAGAAAGGTGGATTTATTGACAAAGTTAAGGACTTCATTCACGACATTGGCGAAAAAATTGAGGGGGCAATTGGTTTTGGCAAGCCAACTGCCGATGTTACAGACATTCATATTCCTTTAATCAATTTAGAAAAGGCAGACCTTGTTGTTGATGTGCTTATTAAGAATCCCAACCCTGTTCCAATCCCTCTTATTGACATCAACTACTTGATTGAAAGTGATGGTCGGAAACTTGTTTCTGGATTAATTCCAGATGCTGGGACTATTCATGCACATGGCGAAGAGACTGTCAAAATACCGCTTACTTTGATTTATGATGACATTAAGAGTACTTACAATGACATTGAGCCTGGAAGTATCATTCCTTACAGGATCAAGGTTGACCTTCTTGTAGATGTTCCAGTTTTTGGACGGATAACTCTTCCCCTTGAGAAAACCGGAGAGATTCCAATTCCTTACAAGCCTGATATTGATATTGAAAAAATACGCTTTGAGAGATTCTCTTTTGAAGAAACTGTTGCTGTACTCCATTTGAAGTTAGAAAACATGAATGATTTTGACTTGGGCCTCAATGGattagattatgaggtttggctATCTGATTTGAGCATCGGGAGTGCAGAACTTGCCCAATCTACCACATTGGTGAAAAAAGAAATAAGTTATATTGACATTCCTATCACCTTTAGGCCTAAGGACTTTGGTTCTGCAATGTGGGATATGATTAGAGGTAAAGGCACTGGCTACACTATGAAAGGACATATTAATGTGGATACACCTTTTGGAGCAATGAAGTTGCCTATAAGCAAGGAGGGTGGCACAACTCGTCTCAAGAAGAACAAGGAAGATGGcggtgatgatgatgatgatgacgag GAGTAA
- the LOC126685685 gene encoding RAP domain-containing protein, chloroplastic, protein MEGLLNSFPHQTCLKPFNCNPKTLYNLPLVKLRTGLVQRNFKLSCAPLKIETLGEDDAVSVESVVGSDNGEEIKDWELKFLGEVDQAPTNKRKKQQKSKVLEETDGMDWCLRARKVALKSIEARGLSEKMEALVSGKKKKKKNKKKLVSKSKSGKKNKDLEDGSDFDLDDDEAGEVGIESDDDEVEFENVMDLPGGDIDDLRRKVSLMAGGMYEEQKGKTMEEFVQRLSQFSGPSDRKKEVNLNRVIVEAQTAEEVLEVTAEMIMAVGKGLSPSPLSPLNIATALHRIAKNMEKVSMMKTRRLAFARQKEMSMLVGIAMTALPECSAQGISNISWALSKIGGELLYLSEMDRVAEVALTKVDEFNSQNVANVAGAFASMQHSASELFSALSKRVSDIAHTFREQELAQVLWAFASLNEPADSLLESFDSVFKDISQFDCCSKAETLNSNEYDFAEGSGELDRGKVSGPPVLRFNRDQLGNIAWSYAVLGQLKRTFFSNVWRTVSRFEEQRISEQYREDIMFASQAHFVNQCLKLEYPHLQLAVGGDLEEKIARAGKTKRFNQKITSSFQKEVARLLISTGLDWVREHSIDGYTVDAAVIDKKIALEIDGPTHFSRNTGGPLGHTMLKRRYISAAGWKVVSLSHQEWEELQGSFEQLEYLRKILEVHLGDSSISQ, encoded by the exons ATGGAAGGCTTATTAAATTCATTCCCTCATCAAACTTGCTTAAAACCATTTAATTGTAATCCTAAAACACTTTATAATCTTCCCTTGGTTAAATTAAGAACTGGGTTAGTTCAAAGAAACTTTAAACTTAGTTGTGCACCATTAAAGATTGAAACTTTGGGTGAAGATGATGCTGTTAGTGTAGAATCTGTTGTGGGTAGTGATAATGGGGAGGAAATTAAGGACTGGGAATTGAAATTTCTTGGGGAGGTTGATCAAGCACCTACTAATAAGAGGAAAAAACAACAGAAGTCTAAGGTGCTTGAGGAAACTGATGGTATGGATTGGTGTTTGAGAGCTAGGAAGGTTGCTCTTAAATCGATTGAGGCGCGGGGGTTGAGCGAAAAGATGGAAGCTTTAGTTAGtggtaagaagaagaagaaaaagaataagaaaaaattGGTTAGTAAGAGCAAGAGTGGTAAGAAAAATAAGGATTTGGAAGATGGTTCTGATTTTGATTTAGATGATGATGAGGCTGGTGAGGTTGGAATTGAAAGTGATGATGATGAGGTTGAGTTTGAAAATGTGATGGACTTGCCTGGCGGTGATATTGACGATCTTAGAAGGAAAGTGAGTTTGATGGCAGGTGGTATGTATGAAGAGCAAAAGGGAAAGACAATGGAGGAGTTTGTTCAGAGGTTATCGCAATTCTCGGGACCTTCTGATCGTAAGAAAGAGGTGAATTTGAATAGAGTGATCGTCGAAGCTCAGACTGCGGAGGAGGTTTTGGAAGTTACTGCTGAGATGATTATGGCTGTTGGAAAAGGTTTGAGTCCTTCACCTCTATCTCCTTTGAATATTGCCACTGCCCTTCATCGGATTGCGAAAAATATGGAGAAGGTTTCGATGATGAAAACACGTAGACTTGCGTTTGCACGACAAAAAGAGATGTCAATGCTAGTGGGAATTGCGATGACGGCTTTGCCTGAGTGCTCAGCTCAAGGTATATCCAATATTTCATGGGCATTATCTAAGATTGGAGGCGAGCTACTTTACTTGTCAGAAATGGATCGAGTTGCAGAGGTGGCTTTGACCAAAGTGGATGAGTTCAATTCTCAGAATGTTGCTAATGTTGCTGGTGCTTTTGCTTCAATGCAGCACTCTGCTAGTGAACTCTTCTCAGCATTATCGAAAAGGGTTTCAGATATAGCTCATACCTTCCGAGAGCAGGAACTTGCTCAGGTTCTATGGGCTTTTGCTTCTCTTAACGAGCCAGCTGATTCCTTGCTCGAGTCTTTTGATAGTGTTTTCAAGGATATAAGCCAGTTTGATTGCTGCTCAAAGGCAGAAACATTGAACTCTAACGAGTATGACTTCGCGGAAGGCAGTGGAGAACTCGATAGAGGGAAAGTTTCAGGCCCTCCAGTACTCAGATTTAATAGGGATCAGCTTGGAAATATAGCTTGGTCATATGCTGTTCTAGGACAACTGAAACGGACATTCTTTTCTAATGTTTGGAGAACCGTAAGCCGTTTTGAAGAACAAAGGATTTCAGAGCAGTATCGAGAAGATATAATGTTCGCTTCTCAGGCTCATTTTGTAAATCAGTGCCTAAAGCTTGAGTACCCACATCTTCAGTTGGCTGTTGGAGGTGATCTTGAAGAAAAAATTGCCCGTGCAGGGAAAACTAAAAGGTTTAATCAGAAAATAACTTCATCATTTCAGAAGGAAGTTGCGCGTCTTCTTATCAGCACTGGCCTTGATTGGGTGAGAGAACATTCCATAGATGGATATACTGTTGATGCTGCTGTGATTGATAAGAAAATTGCTTTGGAGATAGACGGGCCTACTCATTTTTCAAGAAATACCG GAGGACCCTTAGGGCATACTATGCTAAAACGGAGGTATATTTCTGCTGCTGGTTGGAAAGTAGTGTCGTTGTCTCATCAAGAG TGGGAGGAGCTCCAGGGCAGTTTTGAGCAGCTAGAATACCTCCGAAAAATTCTCGAAGTTCATCTAGGCGATAGTAGCATTAGCCAGTGA